In Burkholderia gladioli, a genomic segment contains:
- the alr gene encoding alanine racemase, translating to MPRPISATIHTAALVNNLAAARRFAPRSKVWAVVKANAYGHGLARAFPGLRSTDGFGLLDLEEAVKLRELGWAGPILLLEGFFRSTDVDVIDRYSLTTTVHNDDQLRMLETARLSKPINIQLKMNSGMNRLGYAPDKYRAAWERARTCPGIGQITLMTHFADADGERGVADQMAAFERGAEGIAGARSLANSAAVMWHPETHGDWVRPGILLYGASPSGRAADIAGAGLQAAMTLGSELIAVQNIAKGQAVGYGGAFVAPAQMRIGVVACGYADGYPRIAPEGTPIVVDGVRTRIVGRVSMDMITVDLTPVPGAGIGARVELWGQALPIDDVAASCSTVGYELMCAIASRVPVRAE from the coding sequence ATGCCGCGCCCGATTTCCGCCACGATTCACACCGCCGCACTTGTTAACAATCTCGCGGCCGCGCGCCGCTTCGCCCCCCGCTCGAAGGTCTGGGCGGTGGTCAAGGCCAATGCCTACGGGCATGGCCTGGCGCGCGCGTTCCCGGGCCTGAGGAGCACCGACGGCTTCGGCCTGCTCGACCTCGAGGAGGCGGTGAAGCTGCGCGAACTGGGCTGGGCGGGGCCGATCCTGCTGCTAGAAGGCTTCTTCCGCTCGACCGACGTCGACGTGATCGACCGCTACAGCCTGACCACCACGGTCCACAACGACGATCAGCTGCGCATGCTCGAGACGGCCCGCCTGTCCAAGCCGATCAACATCCAGCTCAAGATGAACAGCGGCATGAACCGGCTCGGCTACGCGCCGGACAAGTATCGTGCCGCCTGGGAGCGCGCCCGCACCTGCCCGGGCATCGGCCAGATCACCCTGATGACGCATTTCGCCGACGCCGACGGCGAACGCGGCGTGGCCGACCAGATGGCGGCCTTCGAGCGCGGCGCCGAGGGCATCGCCGGCGCGCGCAGCCTGGCCAATTCGGCCGCCGTGATGTGGCATCCCGAAACCCACGGCGACTGGGTCCGCCCCGGCATCCTGCTGTACGGCGCCTCGCCCTCGGGGCGCGCCGCCGATATCGCCGGCGCCGGCCTGCAGGCGGCCATGACGCTCGGCTCCGAGCTGATCGCGGTGCAGAACATCGCCAAGGGCCAGGCGGTCGGCTACGGCGGCGCCTTCGTCGCGCCGGCGCAGATGCGCATCGGCGTGGTGGCCTGCGGTTACGCCGACGGTTATCCGCGCATCGCCCCGGAGGGCACGCCGATCGTGGTCGACGGCGTGCGCACGCGGATCGTCGGCCGGGTCTCGATGGACATGATCACGGTCGACCTCACGCCGGTGCCGGGCGCCGGCATTGGCGCGCGCGTCGAGCTGTGGGGCCAGGCGCTGCCGATCGACGACGTCGCTGCATCGTGCTCGACGGTCGGCTACGAGCTGATGTGCGCGATCGCATCGCGCGTGCCCGTGCGCGCGGAATAA
- the lplT gene encoding lysophospholipid transporter LplT — protein sequence MKKGFYSIMAAQFFSSLADSALLIAAIALLKDLHAPNWMIPLLKLFFVLSYVVLAAFVGAFADSRPKGRVMFITNSIKVIGCLIMLFGAHPLIAYGIVGFGAAAYSPAKYGILTELLPPDRLVAANGWIEGTTVSSIILGTVLGGALISPHIAAHVIAYTPAAINTPAEAAMLVIMAIYVVAALFNLRIPDTGARYPQQQHGPWRLVTDFADCFVVLWRDKLGQISLAVTTLFWGAGATLQFIVLKWAEVSLGMSLSEGAILQAVVALGVAGGAMAAASKIPLKKSLKVLPVGIMMGVAVMMMAFYTRDLLPHHWVLQVGRMHVPGYLVVAYLFLMLVGALSGFFVVPMNALLQHRGHVLMSAGHSIAVQNFNENLSVLVMLCLYAVLVWLDVPVGVVIVLFGTFVCLTMWLVMRRHLANQRQFDSVALIGESRH from the coding sequence ATGAAAAAAGGTTTTTACTCGATCATGGCCGCGCAGTTTTTCTCTTCGCTGGCCGACAGTGCGCTTCTCATCGCCGCCATCGCCCTGCTGAAAGATCTGCACGCGCCGAACTGGATGATTCCGCTGCTCAAGCTGTTCTTCGTCCTGTCCTACGTGGTACTGGCCGCCTTCGTCGGCGCCTTCGCCGATTCCCGGCCCAAGGGCCGCGTGATGTTCATCACCAACTCGATCAAGGTGATCGGCTGCCTGATCATGCTGTTCGGCGCCCATCCGCTGATCGCCTACGGCATCGTCGGCTTCGGCGCCGCCGCGTATTCCCCCGCCAAGTACGGCATCCTCACCGAGCTGCTGCCGCCCGACCGGCTGGTGGCCGCCAACGGCTGGATCGAGGGCACCACGGTCAGTTCGATCATCCTCGGCACCGTGCTGGGCGGCGCGCTGATCAGCCCGCACATCGCCGCCCACGTGATCGCCTACACGCCGGCGGCCATCAACACCCCGGCCGAGGCCGCGATGCTGGTGATCATGGCGATCTACGTGGTCGCCGCGCTGTTCAACCTGCGCATCCCCGATACCGGCGCGCGCTACCCGCAGCAGCAGCACGGCCCCTGGCGCCTGGTCACCGATTTCGCCGACTGCTTCGTGGTGCTCTGGCGCGACAAGCTCGGCCAGATCTCGCTGGCCGTCACCACCCTGTTCTGGGGCGCCGGCGCGACCCTGCAGTTCATCGTGCTGAAGTGGGCCGAGGTCTCGCTGGGCATGTCGCTGTCCGAGGGCGCGATCCTGCAGGCCGTGGTGGCGCTGGGCGTGGCCGGCGGCGCGATGGCCGCGGCCAGCAAGATCCCGCTCAAGAAATCGCTGAAGGTGCTGCCGGTCGGCATCATGATGGGCGTGGCCGTGATGATGATGGCCTTCTACACGCGCGACCTGCTGCCCCATCACTGGGTGCTGCAGGTCGGGCGCATGCACGTGCCCGGCTACCTGGTGGTCGCCTACCTGTTCCTGATGCTGGTCGGCGCGCTGTCGGGCTTCTTCGTGGTGCCGATGAACGCTTTGCTCCAGCATCGCGGCCACGTGCTGATGTCGGCCGGCCACTCGATCGCGGTGCAGAACTTCAACGAGAACCTGTCGGTGCTGGTGATGCTCTGCCTGTACGCCGTGCTGGTCTGGCTCGACGTGCCGGTCGGCGTGGTGATCGTGCTGTTCGGCACCTTCGTCTGCCTGACCATGTGGCTGGTGATGCGCCGCCATCTCGCGAACCAGCGCCAGTTCGACTCGGTCGCGCTGATCGGCGAGAGCCGGCACTGA
- the thiD gene encoding bifunctional hydroxymethylpyrimidine kinase/phosphomethylpyrimidine kinase produces the protein MTLSPIPHALTIAGSDSGGGAGIQADLKAFSALGAYGASAITALTAQNTRGVSAVHAPEAAFVTAQLDAVFEDIRIDAVKIGMLANAAIVEAVAAALARHAPPFVVLDTVMISKSRHALLAPEAVAALRDRLLPLADLVTPNLPEAAALLGCEEAADEAQMVEQGRALLARGARAVLMKGGHLPDAAQSPDWLIRAEGELRIDGARIPVRHTHGTGCTLSAAIAALRPQRAGLADAVIDAKHYLAEAIAASTRLEVGHGVGPVHHFHRWW, from the coding sequence ATGACCCTCTCCCCGATCCCGCACGCCCTGACCATCGCCGGCTCCGATTCCGGCGGCGGCGCCGGCATCCAGGCCGACCTGAAGGCCTTCTCCGCGCTGGGCGCCTACGGCGCCAGCGCGATCACCGCGCTGACCGCGCAGAACACCCGCGGCGTGAGCGCCGTGCACGCGCCCGAGGCGGCCTTCGTGACGGCCCAGCTCGACGCCGTGTTCGAGGACATCCGCATCGACGCGGTGAAGATCGGCATGCTCGCCAACGCGGCCATCGTCGAGGCGGTGGCCGCGGCGCTCGCGCGCCACGCGCCGCCCTTCGTGGTGCTCGACACGGTGATGATCTCCAAGAGCCGCCACGCGCTGCTGGCGCCCGAGGCGGTGGCCGCGCTGCGCGACAGGCTGCTGCCGCTGGCCGACCTGGTCACGCCGAACCTGCCCGAGGCGGCCGCCCTGCTCGGCTGCGAGGAGGCCGCCGACGAGGCGCAAATGGTCGAGCAGGGCCGCGCGCTGCTGGCACGCGGCGCGCGCGCGGTGCTGATGAAGGGCGGCCACCTGCCCGACGCGGCGCAAAGCCCCGACTGGCTGATCCGCGCCGAGGGCGAATTGCGCATCGACGGCGCGCGGATCCCCGTGCGCCATACGCACGGCACCGGCTGCACGCTGTCGGCCGCGATCGCCGCGCTGCGCCCGCAACGCGCCGGGCTGGCCGACGCGGTGATCGACGCCAAGCACTACCTGGCCGAGGCGATCGCCGCCAGCACGCGGCTCGAGGTCGGGCACGGCGTCGGGCCGGTCCATCATTTCCATCGGTGGTGGTGA
- a CDS encoding DUF1853 family protein has protein sequence MTDAARSAPWVGLRDAAVRDLGWLLASADLLAASAEAPLARPWADREEAARVLAWLAALDADPAPLRQAVEAARPTRLGRYAETLLAFFAAQAPCWRLVAANLPVRVSGRTLGECDFLLVSPQGERLHWELAVKCYLCAATAGAAALSDYVGPNLADRFDLKYRRLVDHQLPLTEREEFAFTGQAGPWAASMFVKGWLFYRDGAQPLAPAALDVAHSRGFWAARGDWPALVARQPAGTRWVVLPRLAWLAPRRLEADDPLQPVEAPALFEAVLAREAPSLVAALTQGEDGAWHEISRGFLVDDAWPSRASAFAGAGR, from the coding sequence ATGACCGACGCCGCGCGGTCCGCACCGTGGGTGGGGCTGCGCGACGCGGCGGTGCGCGATCTGGGCTGGCTGCTGGCCAGCGCCGACCTGCTCGCCGCCTCCGCCGAGGCGCCGCTCGCGCGGCCCTGGGCGGATCGCGAGGAAGCCGCGCGCGTGCTGGCCTGGCTGGCCGCGCTCGACGCCGACCCGGCGCCGCTGCGGCAGGCCGTGGAAGCGGCGCGGCCCACCCGCCTGGGCCGCTATGCCGAAACCCTGCTGGCCTTCTTCGCCGCGCAGGCACCGTGCTGGCGCCTGGTCGCCGCCAACCTGCCGGTGCGCGTGAGCGGGCGCACGCTCGGCGAATGCGATTTCCTGCTGGTCTCCCCGCAAGGCGAGCGGCTGCACTGGGAACTGGCCGTCAAGTGCTACCTGTGCGCGGCCACGGCCGGCGCGGCGGCGCTGAGCGACTATGTCGGGCCCAACCTGGCCGATCGTTTCGATCTGAAGTACCGGCGCCTGGTCGACCATCAACTGCCGCTCACCGAACGCGAGGAATTCGCCTTCACCGGGCAGGCCGGCCCCTGGGCCGCGAGCATGTTCGTGAAGGGCTGGCTGTTCTATCGCGACGGCGCGCAGCCGTTGGCGCCGGCCGCGCTCGATGTGGCGCATTCGCGTGGCTTCTGGGCCGCCCGCGGCGATTGGCCGGCGCTGGTCGCGCGCCAGCCGGCCGGCACGCGCTGGGTGGTGCTGCCGCGGCTGGCCTGGCTCGCGCCGCGTCGGCTCGAGGCGGACGACCCGCTGCAGCCGGTCGAGGCGCCGGCGCTGTTCGAGGCGGTCCTGGCACGCGAGGCGCCGTCGCTGGTGGCGGCCCTGACGCAAGGCGAGGACGGCGCCTGGCACGAGATCTCGCGCGGCTTCCTGGTCGACGACGCGTGGCCGTCGCGAGCCTCGGCCTTCGCCGGCGCGGGACGATAA